A single window of Microbispora hainanensis DNA harbors:
- a CDS encoding ABC transporter permease, with amino-acid sequence MAVTSAGATRDGNAPARPRKNRTFLVLNIISIVAGIAIWWGLSLAGLQFPTPAEVVSAAWKMIQDGTLATDVGASLGRVLAGFALGSVAAVIVGFVMGWYTVARGLFEPWIQFFRTIPPLAMLPLVLVLMGIGESPKIFVIFLAAFLSCVISTYQGVVNVDKTLINAARVLGAGDGTIFRRVVVPASTPFILVGMRVGLGSAWGTLVAAELLAAQAGLGHRMQSAQLYYDLPTIFVGIIAIGVLGLIMDRLLMIAGNKLTAWQENR; translated from the coding sequence GTGGCCGTGACCAGTGCGGGCGCCACGAGGGACGGCAACGCCCCCGCCCGGCCGCGCAAGAACCGGACCTTCCTGGTCCTCAACATCATCTCGATCGTGGCCGGGATCGCGATCTGGTGGGGGCTGTCCCTGGCCGGGCTCCAGTTCCCCACTCCCGCCGAGGTCGTCTCTGCCGCCTGGAAGATGATCCAGGACGGCACGCTCGCCACCGACGTCGGCGCCTCGCTCGGGCGCGTGCTCGCGGGGTTCGCCCTCGGCTCGGTCGCGGCGGTGATCGTCGGCTTCGTCATGGGGTGGTACACGGTGGCCCGCGGCCTGTTCGAGCCGTGGATCCAGTTCTTCCGCACGATCCCGCCGCTGGCGATGCTGCCGCTGGTGCTCGTGCTGATGGGCATCGGCGAGAGCCCGAAGATCTTCGTCATCTTCCTGGCGGCGTTCCTGTCCTGCGTCATCTCCACCTATCAGGGCGTGGTCAACGTGGACAAGACGCTGATCAACGCCGCGCGGGTGCTCGGCGCGGGCGACGGGACCATCTTCCGCCGCGTCGTGGTGCCGGCCTCGACGCCGTTCATCCTCGTGGGCATGCGGGTCGGGCTCGGCTCGGCCTGGGGCACGCTGGTGGCCGCCGAGCTCCTGGCCGCGCAGGCCGGGCTCGGCCACCGGATGCAGAGCGCGCAGCTCTACTACGACCTTCCGACGATCTTCGTCGGCATCATCGCGATCGGGGTCCTCGGCCTGATCATGGACCGGCTGCTCATGATCGCCGGCAACAAGCTGACGGCCTGGCAGGAGAACCGATGA
- a CDS encoding ROK family transcriptional regulator translates to MSPTPNGVHALVRRSHEERVLRVLRQNGAQSRNEIAARVGLSRTTVSEITSDLLGRGAIRVVDTDAVERVGSGRPAERLALDPASGQYMGVDFGHRRVNVLVADAAHDIIASGTARYEESAQWPERLDAGLALIDRLSADTGVHYGALQAIAVGVPGWGDRSRADGVAEVFATRFHAGVIVDNNVRFAGLAEALHAQSDSVRDLIYLRLSDGVGGGLVVGGQLVKGANGYAGELGHVTAVPGGARCRCGKNGCVETVASVPAILGRCRELGVPVDTLDDLKAAVEIAHPTVDQVLREAGTAVGRVLGTAAMTLNPDEIVLGGEIIRVAPALLRQVADTVTYELSWRTDAAPVIRPALLSDDGGARGAIAALFHESPLLAGYEANVTTDGGR, encoded by the coding sequence GTGTCACCGACCCCCAACGGCGTGCATGCCCTCGTGCGCCGCTCCCATGAGGAGCGGGTGCTGCGCGTGCTCCGCCAGAACGGCGCACAGAGCCGCAACGAGATCGCGGCCCGGGTCGGCCTGTCGCGCACCACGGTCTCCGAGATCACCAGCGATCTCCTCGGCCGCGGGGCCATCCGCGTCGTCGACACCGACGCCGTGGAGCGGGTCGGCAGCGGCCGGCCGGCCGAGCGGCTCGCGCTCGACCCGGCCTCCGGGCAGTACATGGGCGTCGACTTCGGCCACCGCCGCGTGAACGTCCTGGTGGCCGATGCCGCGCACGACATCATCGCGTCCGGGACCGCCCGCTATGAGGAGTCGGCGCAGTGGCCCGAGCGCCTCGACGCCGGGCTCGCGCTGATCGACCGGCTGAGCGCCGACACCGGCGTCCACTACGGCGCGCTTCAGGCGATCGCCGTCGGCGTGCCGGGCTGGGGCGACCGCTCGCGCGCCGACGGTGTGGCGGAGGTGTTCGCCACCCGCTTCCACGCCGGTGTGATCGTGGACAACAACGTGCGCTTCGCCGGGCTGGCCGAGGCACTGCACGCCCAGTCCGACTCCGTACGCGACCTCATCTACCTGCGCCTTTCGGACGGCGTCGGTGGCGGCCTGGTGGTGGGCGGGCAGCTCGTCAAGGGCGCCAACGGCTACGCGGGGGAGCTCGGCCACGTGACCGCGGTCCCCGGCGGCGCGCGGTGCCGGTGCGGCAAGAACGGATGCGTGGAGACCGTGGCGTCGGTGCCGGCGATCCTCGGGCGGTGCCGCGAGCTGGGCGTGCCCGTCGACACGCTCGACGACCTGAAGGCCGCGGTCGAGATCGCCCATCCGACCGTCGACCAGGTGCTCCGCGAGGCCGGCACGGCGGTCGGCCGGGTGCTCGGCACGGCGGCCATGACACTCAACCCCGACGAGATCGTGCTCGGCGGCGAGATCATCCGGGTCGCTCCGGCCCTGCTGCGCCAGGTCGCCGACACGGTCACCTACGAGCTGTCGTGGCGCACCGACGCGGCGCCGGTGATCCGCCCCGCCCTGCTCTCGGACGACGGAGGGGCGCGCGGGGCCATCGCCGCCCTGTTCCACGAGTCGCCGCTGCTCGCCGGATACGAAGCGAACGTCACGACGGACGGAGGCCGATAG
- a CDS encoding family 43 glycosylhydrolase gives MTYALSRGGVGLATGPHPTGPWTDHGMIVPAGGSGCPTGNIDQAMFTDVNGDNYLYWGSYDTICGAKMNAEATAVTGPVTQIARGRRMEGGFVVRHDDRYYLFYSDAGCCDGAFSGYTVKVGRADSPLGPFTTPTGVDLMDLTSKDGIVLAASGNGWVGPGHNAVQTDLSGQDWLVYHAIPSSAPEFGPVTTTWGTTISNLSRRPLMIDRLDWIDGWPVVRAGAGPSTGAQPAPVTTWTVGGTFNEGKAGWTGPWKLASDPDSLGHLTGKGSTSELSDDLVRGDVRVEADLRLRESGTAAGLIITRENGAKDITAWLDRERGELVVTAKVHGRTTTARSPRTPPRPAPSG, from the coding sequence CTGACGTACGCGCTCTCCAGGGGCGGCGTCGGGCTCGCGACCGGCCCGCACCCGACCGGGCCCTGGACCGACCACGGCATGATCGTCCCCGCGGGCGGCAGCGGCTGCCCGACGGGCAACATCGACCAGGCCATGTTCACCGACGTCAACGGCGACAACTACCTCTACTGGGGCAGCTACGACACCATCTGCGGCGCGAAGATGAACGCCGAGGCGACCGCGGTCACCGGCCCGGTCACGCAGATCGCCCGCGGACGCCGCATGGAGGGCGGCTTCGTCGTCCGGCACGACGACAGGTACTACCTGTTCTACTCCGACGCCGGGTGCTGCGACGGGGCGTTCAGCGGCTACACGGTCAAGGTCGGCCGCGCCGACAGCCCCCTCGGGCCGTTCACCACCCCGACCGGTGTCGACCTCATGGACCTGACCAGCAAGGACGGCATCGTCCTCGCGGCCAGCGGCAACGGCTGGGTCGGCCCGGGCCACAACGCCGTCCAGACCGACCTCAGCGGGCAGGACTGGCTCGTCTACCACGCGATTCCCTCGTCGGCCCCCGAGTTCGGGCCGGTCACGACGACCTGGGGCACGACGATCAGCAACCTGAGCCGGCGTCCCCTCATGATCGACCGGCTCGACTGGATCGACGGCTGGCCGGTCGTACGGGCCGGGGCCGGGCCGTCCACCGGGGCGCAGCCTGCGCCGGTCACCACCTGGACCGTGGGCGGCACGTTCAACGAGGGCAAGGCCGGGTGGACCGGGCCGTGGAAGCTCGCCTCCGATCCCGACTCGCTCGGCCACCTCACCGGCAAGGGCTCGACCAGCGAGCTCAGCGACGACCTGGTCCGGGGCGACGTCCGTGTGGAGGCCGACCTGCGGCTGCGCGAGAGCGGCACCGCCGCCGGGCTGATCATCACCCGCGAGAACGGCGCGAAGGACATCACCGCGTGGCTCGACCGCGAGCGCGGCGAGCTCGTCGTCACGGCCAAGGTGCACGGCAGAACGACGACGGCGCGCAGCCCGCGGACGCCCCCGCGTCCGGCGCCATCGGGGTGA
- a CDS encoding STAS domain-containing protein, whose amino-acid sequence MQHDNGLTVSLQSPVSGPRLLVVTGDLDHHTTPRLRAALEEVEFGPGSGLVVDLSGLTFCDSTGIATLVAAHQRAADVGAALLLAGLHSDIARVFQIMGLDQLLSLYDSPEEAVRALSE is encoded by the coding sequence GTGCAGCATGACAACGGTCTGACCGTCAGCCTCCAGTCGCCCGTCTCCGGGCCGCGCCTGCTGGTCGTGACCGGTGACCTGGACCATCACACCACCCCACGCCTACGGGCGGCCCTGGAGGAGGTCGAGTTCGGCCCCGGCTCCGGCCTGGTCGTCGACCTGTCCGGCCTGACCTTCTGCGACTCCACCGGCATCGCCACACTGGTCGCGGCCCACCAGCGCGCCGCCGACGTGGGCGCCGCCCTGCTCCTGGCCGGTCTGCACTCCGACATCGCCCGGGTCTTCCAGATCATGGGCCTCGACCAGCTGCTGTCCCTCTACGACAGCCCGGAAGAGGCCGTACGCGCGCTGAGCGAATAG